A genomic region of Choristoneura fumiferana chromosome 17, NRCan_CFum_1, whole genome shotgun sequence contains the following coding sequences:
- the LOC141437111 gene encoding probable G-protein coupled receptor Mth-like 3 has product MYRINLLLVGFATHVLSEPIKYCDYNTSVDISQGTHISNGDINFDGERYQQHEYFFDKKTGTQRGCICWKKICVRKCCPLGQGYTQNKSCANVSSPFDPPIWDDYGELKGVDVSKFHLLFGKVECLNAARLKLSQISDNLHLLKDGKLFIELPSAIPPWMKRDPDQYCIDTFITQDPETKKNFTRLDALVCFANEDEEHNYTSSYVCMLISCVFFIVTIAVYAWLPELQNLHGRVLMVYLACMCVGFAFLSSMQILLTVDNITINVCLGLTFVIYFALLSAFFWLNVMCFDIWWTFSSLLQDGKLFIELPSAIPPWMKRDPDQYCIDTFITQDPETKKNFTRLDALVLLRQ; this is encoded by the exons ATGTACAGAATTAATCTATTGTTGGTTGGTTTTGCGACTCATGTGCTCTCTGAACCCATTAAATACTGTGATTATAACACTAGTGTGGATATATCACAAGGAACACACATATCCAACGGTGACATAAACTTCGACGGAGAACGATATCAGCAACACGAATACTTCTTCGATAAGAAGACCGGAACGCAAAGGGGTTGTATTTGTTGGAAGAAAATCTGTGTTAGAAAGTGTTGCCCGCTCGGACAAGGGTACACGCAGAATAAAAGCTGTGCTAATGTGAGCAGCCCCTTTGATCCACCGATATGGGATGACTATGGAGAACTGAAGGGAGTCGATGTGTCGAAGTTTCATTTGTTATTTGGCAAGGTTGAGTGCCTAAACGCTGCTAGGTTGAAGCTGTCACAGATATCAGATAATCTACATCTCTTAAAG GACGGCAAGCTCTTCATCGAGCTGCCGAGCGCTATCCCTCCATGGATGAAGCGCGACCCGGACCAGTACTGCATTGACACCTTCATTACTCAGGACCCGGAGACCAAGAAGAACTTCACCAGGCTTGATGCGCTCGTCTGCTTCGCCAATGAGGACGAAGAGCACAACTATACCAGTAGTTACGTTT GCATGCTGATTTCCTGCGTATTCTTCATCGTAACAATAGCAGTGTACGCGTGGCTACCAGAACTCCAAAATCTGCACGGGCGCGTTTTGATGGTCTACCTGGCCTGCATGTGCGTTGGGTTCGCCTTCCTCTCCTCCATGCAGATATTGCTGACTGTGGATAATATCACCATCAACGTCTGCCTTGGACTCA CATTCGTGATCTACTTTGCACTGCTCTCCGCATTCTTCTGGCTTAATGTCATGTGCTTTGATATTTGGTGGACCTTTag TTCACTTCTTCAGGACGGCAAGCTCTTCATCGAGCTGCCGAGCGCTATCCCTCCATGGATGAAGCGCGACCCGGACCAGTACTGCATTGACACCTTCATTACTCAGGACCCGGAGACCAAGAAGAACTTCACCAGGCTTGATGCGCTCGTACTGCTTCGCCAATGA